In the genome of Blastopirellula retiformator, the window GTTCCGCTCAAAGCGATCGCCGTCTGGGCTGATGGGACGCGTGAGGATGTAACGCCGCTTTGCCGCTACACCACCAACGACGAAGAGATTGCCGCCGTGGATGGCGATGGGGTGATCAGCTCGGGCGAAAAAGGGGATACGCACGTGATCGTCGCCTACGACAAAGCGGTGATCTCGGTGCCGGTTCTGCGTCCGATGACCAACTTGACCGGCCAAGACTACCCGCAAGTTGCGGCCGCGACCAAGATCGATCAGTTGGTTGGCGAAAAGCTCCGTAAACTGGGAGTTGTTCCTTCGCCGGTTGCATCGGACGAAGAGTTCCTGCGTCGCGTCAATCTTGATATCGCGGGCACACTGCCGACCCCAGACGAAATTCGCGCGTTTGTCGCCGACCAAGATCCGAATAAGCGACAGGCCAAGATCGACGAATTGCTGGAAACGCCCGCCTACGTCGCCAAGTGGACGACGCTGCTGTGCGACATGACCGGCAACAATGATCAGCAGCTTAACAACGTTTCGCCGATCCGATCGGGTCCGAGCCAGGAATGGTACGACTGGATCTATCGCCGCATCGAGCAGAACATGCCGTACGACGAATTGGCGACCGGGATCATCCTGGCCCGCAGTCGCGAACCCGGCGATTCCTATCGCGAGTATTGCGAAGAGATGAGCGATCTCTACCGCAAGAATGGCTCGTATGCCGAACGCGACACGCTGACCCATTACTGGGCGCGGCTCAACTTCCGCACGCCGGGAGATCGGGCTATTGGTTTCGCCTATTCGTTCATGGGCATTCGAATCCAGTGCGCCCAGTGTCACAAGCACCCGTTCGACGTTTGGTCGAAACAAGACTTTGACGACTTCAAGACCTTCTTCGCCCAGGCCCGCTTCTTGCGGCAACCGCGCAAGAACGATCCCTCGTACGAAGAGTATCAAGCTCTGATGGAGGAACTGGACGTCCAGGGTAAGAACGGGGGCGAAATGCGGCGGGACATTACCCGCAAATTGACCGAGGGCCGGACCGTGCCTTTCCCTGAGGTTGAACTGCTGCCGACGGCGGCGGTTTTTCGTCAGCCGCAGCGGAAGGGGAAAAAGAATCGGAACATGCCGAAACCTGACATGATGGCCAACATCCTGGGCGAAGAGGAGGTCGACATGTCGCAGGTCGAGGACATCCGCGAGCCGCTCATGAACTGGCTTCGCAGCGAGTCGAATCCGTATTTCGCCAAAGCGCTGGTCAATCGAGTCTGGGCCGCCTATTTCAACGTCGGGATTGTCGATCCGGTCGATGACTTGAGCCTTGGCAATCCGCCCTCGAATGGGCCGCTGCTCGATTACCTGGCCGCCGGCTTTATCAAGAACGGCTACGACATGAAATGGCTGCATCGTGAGATCACTGCCAGCGACGCCTACCAGCGAACTTGGAAGCCGAACGAAACCAATCGCATGGATTATCGCAACTTCAGCCGGGCCATTCCTCGCCGTCTGCCGGCCGAAGTCGCCTACGACATCGTCAATCAGGCGACCGCCAACGATAAGACTCTCGAGAACTACGCGGCGACCTTGGAGGATCGGGCCGTGTCGATCCCAGGCACCGCGCCGCAAGGGAAGGCTCGTACCGCTCAGTACGCCTTGCAAGTCTTCGGACGTTCGACGCGAGACAGCAACTGCGAGTGCGATCGGTCGATGGAAGCGAGCCTATTGCAGACGGTCTATCTACAGAACGACGCTGACGTGCTGAAACGTTTGACCGACAATGGCGGCTGGGTCGCCGACTTGGAACGTCAGATCAACGGCAATCCTGGCGGCGACAAGCAACTGGAACGTCGCGTCGAACAAGGTCGCGAGTTGATCGAGAAAGGTCGGCAGCGGGTCGCTCGCCTGAAGAAGAGCGACGCGAAGCTGGAAGCAATCGAACAGGCCAAGAAAAAACTGGCCGCCGCACGGTCGCGGCTAGAAACGCTTGAACGTCAACTGCGTCGGCAGAACCTGCCGACCGCGAAACAGTCGACGCCGACCGATGTCGCATCGCTGGTCGAGGAGGCGTATCTGCGGACCCTCAGCCGCTTGCCGGATGCAGAGGAAAAGGAGATCGCCCAGCGTCACTTGGAACAAGTCGACAACCCGGTCGACGGAATTCGCGATCTGATGTGGGCCTTGGTCAA includes:
- a CDS encoding DUF1549 and DUF1553 domain-containing protein — encoded protein: MTHRSLAPLGLISAAWLCCFAIGEISAAELPTLDQRFADENVDEVPDFQRHVIPLMSRLGCNGRACHGSFQGRGGFQLSLFGYDFQADHDAMMKGESPRINLAEVDESLIISKPTDEFTHEGGERYKLGSWEHRVFTNWINAGAKFDKDDVAKLERLEVTPAEVLFGADPKKVPLKAIAVWADGTREDVTPLCRYTTNDEEIAAVDGDGVISSGEKGDTHVIVAYDKAVISVPVLRPMTNLTGQDYPQVAAATKIDQLVGEKLRKLGVVPSPVASDEEFLRRVNLDIAGTLPTPDEIRAFVADQDPNKRQAKIDELLETPAYVAKWTTLLCDMTGNNDQQLNNVSPIRSGPSQEWYDWIYRRIEQNMPYDELATGIILARSREPGDSYREYCEEMSDLYRKNGSYAERDTLTHYWARLNFRTPGDRAIGFAYSFMGIRIQCAQCHKHPFDVWSKQDFDDFKTFFAQARFLRQPRKNDPSYEEYQALMEELDVQGKNGGEMRRDITRKLTEGRTVPFPEVELLPTAAVFRQPQRKGKKNRNMPKPDMMANILGEEEVDMSQVEDIREPLMNWLRSESNPYFAKALVNRVWAAYFNVGIVDPVDDLSLGNPPSNGPLLDYLAAGFIKNGYDMKWLHREITASDAYQRTWKPNETNRMDYRNFSRAIPRRLPAEVAYDIVNQATANDKTLENYAATLEDRAVSIPGTAPQGKARTAQYALQVFGRSTRDSNCECDRSMEASLLQTVYLQNDADVLKRLTDNGGWVADLERQINGNPGGDKQLERRVEQGRELIEKGRQRVARLKKSDAKLEAIEQAKKKLAAARSRLETLERQLRRQNLPTAKQSTPTDVASLVEEAYLRTLSRLPDAEEKEIAQRHLEQVDNPVDGIRDLMWALVNTKEFIVNH